The region ATGTTTCATGGAGACTTGCCATACTCTTCAAAAGACATCATTAAGAAATTGGAAACTTTGACTGAGGAAGACATTATAGGTACTGGGGGGTTTGGGACAGTGTACAAGCTTGCAATGGATGATGGCAATGTGTTTGCATTGAAACGAATTGTGAAGATGAATGAGGGATTTGATCGTTTTTTTGAAAGAGAGCTTGAGATTCTTGGAAGCATAAAACATCGATACCTTGTGAATTTGCGAGGATATTGTAATTCACCTACATCAAAGCTGTTAATCTATGATTTCCTGGCTGGTGGTAGCCTTGATGAAGCTCTTCATGGTGAGGCTCCCTTTACCATTTGCATTTGAAAGCAATAGTCCTTGACATTTCTATGTTGTTAAGGCTTGAGCTTAGACAACAAAAGTGTCTCAGATCCTTTGATGAGGCACCTTTAATTAGGTGTGTGCTTGGTTGACCGATATGTGCTTTTTTTAAGTTGGTAGATACAAGAAAAGCCCGTCTAATTGaagttttctttaatttctttaatttttatcattaattGTACATTCAATAGAAGGGGACAATATCAAACTTTCTGCTTCTCAATTTTTGAGTATTTAACAACTAATATGGAATCATAAGGGAAATAATGATTTTGGCCAACAGAAGGAAAAGGGAAAGTTGTATGTTTTGTAGAATAAACTGCTCCACTCTTTAGAGGTTATTATCATAATTATATATCTTAAGCTTGTTTATATATAGACCGACGTACATGCAAAAACACATAAATGTATACATACCCCATCTTACTTCATTTAGGCGAGCACTTTTTTGTGCTTTGTGCCTCAGGAAACTGCGCCTTGTGCTCTTGAAAACCTTGAGCTTGAacttaaatatttctttttttttcttctcaccATTAGTTAGGATTTCCTTCATGATAGTAGTTCCAATTCAAttctattaattttttgaatGGATTGATTTCTTTATTTGGGGAGGTAATGTTGTTTTTGTGGTTCATTTAACAGAACGATCTGAGCAGTTAGACTGGGAAGCACGTTTGAACATTATCATGGGAGCAGCAAAAGGGCTGGCTTATCTACACCACGATTGTTCTCCAAGGATCATACACCGTGACATAAAGTCCAGCAATATTTTACTTGATAGCAACTTGGAAGCTCGAGTATCGGACTTTGGACTTGCAAAACTGTTAGAGGATGAAGAATCTCATATTACAACCATTGTCGCAGGAACTTTTGGTTATTTGGCTCCAGGTATGCAGTTCCAATATAGGCTGTCTACTATTGTGGAGTCTGGTGCTTTCGAAATGATACTGTTGTTAACATTTGGCATATAAAACCAGGGAGACTTGATGTCATAGAAATTCCTTTTTTCCTTGTTGCTTTTAATGGCTTATTTGACACATGACAACCATGTCCCATGATgctctttatttttatattatttggccCCTACAGATTATTGAAGTCAAAATTTAACTGAACTTAGATGTACGCCTCTTTTAGTAGATTTAAATTTGGATGTCTATGCCCCTTCTCTATTATTTTAAGCAATGCACAAAAACGTGCCTAGGGGGTGCAAATCACGATCCTGTTCATCCAAACACGAAGTGCATTGGACCAAAAATATTCTCTTAAAGTATTTAGAGCTTCATATTTTCATGAACCTCTTTTCCCCCTTTTCTAGATATTAGGAAAAAATGCTGCCAGACAGGTTTTACGCTTCATGGCCTTGAAGTTCAAATTTGTGTTAAGAAAGAAAAAACTGCAGTCTTAGCTTACAACCTAACCAAAGTAAAAATTCCAGGCATACAAATTTGATCAAGTATCTACTTATTTTCTGAAAAGCTGCGAATGGGATTTTGTTATGTGGTAGTCATTTTTATGCAATGTACTCTAGATACAATTTATCTGAAGTCTGTTTACACTTCCTTTACCAGAGTATATGGCAAGTGGGAGAGCAACTGAGAAGACTGATGTCTATAGTTTTGGGGTTTTGGTGCTTGAAGTCATAAGTGGCAAGAGACCTACTGATGCATCTTTCATTGAAAAGGGCCTCAACATCGTTGGCTGGGTATGTTTCCACTTTGTTGAAATTTTGTCAAGTTTGCTTGTATCTCCTTTCATTAATGAATTTCTGATTAAGCCATTAAATCATGTGCTTGAGAAGTCCAAAGCATGTGAAAGTCTAAGTAGCACTGACTATGCTGTGTGCTTAGTCTCTGAATGTTTTTTACTTAATGCTGTTCTACTGTAGTCTCTGCACTTAATATTCCATTTACTGACAACTCAAAAGATTTGGATTTCAATCCCCATTCCTCCAACTTGTAAAGATTCAAATGAAATATACTATGCAGATGGTTTTGTCGATTAAGAATATTACACGCTTTTGTATATATTTGTGTGGGTCTGATGATCTGACTGGCATGTTCTCTTTTATGCAGTTAAATTTCTTAATTACGGAGAATAGAGAGCGAGAGATTTTAGATCCGAATTGTGAGGGGGTTCAGGCAGAAAGCCTTGATTCTTTGCTCTCAGTTGCAATCCAGTGTGTTTGTTCAAACCCAGAGGATCGACCCACCATGCACAGGGTGGTGCAGTTGGTTGAATCAGAGGTTATGACTCCATGCCCAAGTGATTTTTATGATTCCAACTCTGATTGAATAGTTGAAGATGAAGCTGAAAATGAGGAAATGTGTGTATGGTTTCACGTTCTCCTGTTTGTCTTGAGAAGTAATGCAATCCAATCACAAGCAGTAAATGAGGGGGGAGAGGTTGAACCTGCAACAGCTTCACACTTGGGttcaatttttttgatttaattcttCTATGCAGATGGAAGCTGGATGGAAGGTGTGGTGTATCTTTGCATTACATTTCACATTTACATTTATCCATATCCATTTGAACCTCAATTTGAGATGTTGAATAGAATTTAGCGGATGTCATGGGTGAACTGCAATTTGCAATGGAATTGGAACGTTCCCCTTCTCTCCCCTTGTGGTACGAGTCAGTCCGTCGGTTGGTCGTTCATTAGGTGTCTGTTTTGTTTTTCCTATTTTCCCCTTACTCCTTTTGCGTTTCTCCTCCTGCCCCTGCCCCATGTTGAAGTGTATATGACGACAATGTTTGTGTAAATTGACCATGTTGACTCTGAGTTTGGCTGATTCTTCTTGTTTATGCCATTTTTTTGTTGCCTGCCTGTGCTTACATTTTATAAAGATAGTGATGAACAAGTTTAATGGCTGAAATAATAAAATCGTAAGCCCTTTGTATTTGGTGGGCAACTTAAACGGTTAACATTTTAGAAAGAATTTTGCAAGTACTCGAGATTTACAAATTAACGGTTAATCCGGCACTGCgagtgaaaaggaaagaaaaacataCATGACTACAAAAAACTAAATCCAACTCAATTTCAGCCTCCTCAAAGTTCCAAATATTGACGAGACATGATCTATAATACCAGGGCCAGATTTGGGCATGTTATCAATGAGCCATTGATAATCGGACAATGTTGCATCAGATAATGGCTCCAAGAACTCGCACCTTTCCAATATTTCAGGTGGTGGCACTCCAGCAACTAGATTTGAGTCTAGCTTTGGCTTACCTTTAGTGAGCTCTTCAGGCAATTTGACGGGACCACTGTCCAGGGCAGCCGGAGATGCGCCAGCAGTTATCCCTTGCCTGAAAGGGAGGCCACTCGCTGCCCGTAAACAGAATTCCACCCATTGATGCATTAGCGGAGATGGACCTCTGACACGGCCCCCAATACGGTTTGTTTCAAGTCTCGAGGCAGCTGGGATTGCCTGCAAGGATACAAACCTAGACATCTCAATGAGTATATATGCTATAGAAGCTATCTTCAAATTTATTGCTAGTCAGCTTTTGGTTACTGTGTTTTCACCGCAAGTCAGTTCCTCTGTTACTCTCTACTCGTAAAATCATTATTCCTTTTGTTTTAGTTTCAATATACTAACCAGTTACACAGACACCCACCCTTAACTTAACAGAGACAACAAACTTAATCTTGATGTAAGGCGAAATGAGTTTCCAGCAAAAAAAAATGAGCAGTAAAATGGAAAGGTTCAAAGGTAATACCCATAGATCAGCCCATAAGCTTGCTCCAGACTTGGGAACAACAACTGCAACGTTTGACATACGCTTTGCAACTGGAAGAACATCACTACTCCACCCAACAGCCACCCAAACATCTCCCACTGAAAATGCTCTGAGATAGTTTGCACTGTCGAATAATTTAACCTGCAAAACCCCAAAGGATATGTCCTTATAATACGATTTGAAGCAACTACAGCCAACTAAAA is a window of Gossypium hirsutum isolate 1008001.06 chromosome D08, Gossypium_hirsutum_v2.1, whole genome shotgun sequence DNA encoding:
- the LOC107900713 gene encoding LRR receptor-like serine/threonine-protein kinase FEI 1, coding for MGIRLMKYQWPWLLLILISFILANRIRAISPDGEALLSFRVAIISSDGVLSQWRPEDPDPCKWKGVNCDSKTKRVTTLSLTNHKLSGPISPDLGKLEHLRLLMLHNNNFYGAIPSELGNCTELQGIYLQGNYLSGLIPSELGNLSSLQNLDISSNSLSGSIPPSIGRLDKLVTFNVSNNFLVGPIPSQGVFSNYTASSFVGNRDLCGKQINVACKDDNGGATPYSESPTSAQVGKRKYSGKLLISASATVGALLLVALMCFWGCFLYKKFGKKESRTLAMDVGGGASIVMFHGDLPYSSKDIIKKLETLTEEDIIGTGGFGTVYKLAMDDGNVFALKRIVKMNEGFDRFFERELEILGSIKHRYLVNLRGYCNSPTSKLLIYDFLAGGSLDEALHERSEQLDWEARLNIIMGAAKGLAYLHHDCSPRIIHRDIKSSNILLDSNLEARVSDFGLAKLLEDEESHITTIVAGTFGYLAPEYMASGRATEKTDVYSFGVLVLEVISGKRPTDASFIEKGLNIVGWLNFLITENREREILDPNCEGVQAESLDSLLSVAIQCVCSNPEDRPTMHRVVQLVESEVMTPCPSDFYDSNSD